A section of the Bryobacteraceae bacterium genome encodes:
- the nrfC gene encoding cytochrome c nitrite reductase small subunit has product MKEKGSVALLAAAVPAGVLLGIALFTFGYARGHSYMTDDPGACVNCHVMRTQFEGWLRSSHRSAAVCNDCHTPPGLVPKYFTKALNGFNHSLAFTTGRFPDEIQITGRNKRVADESCLKCHGDITDSMRTARHGREGIDCVACHRNVGHAH; this is encoded by the coding sequence ATGAAAGAGAAGGGTTCCGTGGCGCTCCTCGCCGCTGCCGTGCCGGCGGGCGTTCTGCTCGGCATCGCACTGTTCACTTTTGGCTACGCGCGCGGCCATTCCTATATGACGGACGACCCCGGCGCCTGCGTCAACTGCCACGTCATGCGCACCCAGTTCGAGGGCTGGTTGCGTTCCAGCCACCGCAGCGCCGCCGTCTGCAACGACTGCCACACACCCCCGGGGCTCGTTCCCAAGTACTTCACCAAGGCGCTCAACGGATTCAACCATTCGCTGGCTTTCACCACTGGCCGTTTTCCGGATGAAATCCAGATCACCGGCCGCAACAAGCGCGTCGCGGATGAGTCCTGCCTGAAGTGCCACGGCGACATCACGGATTCCATGCGCACGGCGCGCCACGGAAGAGAGGGAATCGACTGCGTGGCCTGCCACAGAAATGTCGGCCATGCCCATTGA
- a CDS encoding nitrate reductase catalytic subunit has product MSVMTRRKLLHLPVVTSAGALAGLADWMPLSAYVPQEPDRWVKAVCRYCGTGCGVYVGVTRTPQGAKVTAVKGDAQNHNRGFLCVKGAKLVEILDAPSRLKHPLIRKDGKLVRATWQEAMDLVATRFREAIEKHGPDSVAFYGSGQALTEETYVANKLFKAGIGTNNVDGNPRLCMASAAGGYLTAFGKDEPMGCYEDLDHADVFLIIGSNMAEAHPVLWMRVLNRKEKNPAAKIIVIDPRRTRTAAWADLHLACKPGMDLSILNAMAHVIVKEGLADEEFIRRHVVFGQGTEANRSWEDYRKFLEAYPPERAAADSGCRAEDIVTAARWFGARGREAMSLWTMGVNQRTQGVWLNNLIMNLSLITGKIGRPGSTPFSLTGQPNACGGVRDGGALSHALPYGRLVANPQHRAEMERLWGLPAGKLSPNPGYSAVDLFQALDAGKVKCLYVMCTNPGHSLPNANRYRKAMASPDTFLVVADAFHPTRTTELADVVLPAALWVEKEGVYGCSERRYQLLEKAVEPPGEARADLDILLELGRRLGHEKLLPFRNAAEVWEEILKVAKGTAYDFSGMTRERLKQAHGLLWPLPSPDHPGTKRRYVRGEDPLVPPDHPEPVLFYGRPDGKAVVWMRDQKAPAETPDVEYPLTLNTGRVLEHWHTATMTGSVPALKATRLEAVAEMHPADLKRLGLSDGDRVRITSRRGSRVFTVKENENGRAGSVFVHFHDPERLVNELTVDAYDPVSREPEFKIAAVRVEKVAR; this is encoded by the coding sequence ATGAGCGTCATGACAAGACGGAAGCTGCTGCACCTGCCGGTGGTGACTTCGGCCGGCGCGCTGGCGGGGCTGGCGGACTGGATGCCGCTCTCCGCCTATGTTCCGCAGGAGCCGGACCGGTGGGTGAAAGCGGTGTGCCGTTACTGCGGGACAGGTTGCGGCGTATATGTGGGCGTGACGCGGACGCCGCAGGGCGCGAAGGTGACGGCGGTGAAGGGAGACGCGCAAAATCATAACCGCGGATTTCTGTGCGTCAAGGGGGCAAAGCTCGTCGAGATTCTGGACGCGCCGTCGCGCCTGAAGCATCCGCTGATCCGGAAAGACGGCAAGCTGGTCCGCGCCACATGGCAGGAGGCGATGGATCTGGTGGCAACACGATTCCGCGAGGCGATCGAGAAGCATGGGCCGGACTCGGTGGCGTTCTACGGCTCGGGGCAGGCGCTGACGGAAGAGACCTACGTTGCGAACAAGCTGTTCAAGGCGGGCATCGGGACGAACAACGTGGACGGCAATCCGCGGCTGTGCATGGCGTCGGCGGCGGGCGGCTACCTGACGGCATTCGGCAAGGACGAGCCGATGGGCTGCTATGAAGACCTCGACCACGCGGATGTCTTCCTGATCATCGGCTCGAACATGGCCGAGGCGCACCCGGTGCTCTGGATGAGGGTGCTCAACCGCAAGGAGAAGAACCCGGCGGCGAAGATCATCGTGATCGATCCGCGCCGGACGCGGACGGCGGCGTGGGCGGACCTGCACCTGGCGTGCAAGCCGGGGATGGATCTCTCGATTCTGAACGCGATGGCGCACGTCATCGTGAAAGAAGGGCTGGCGGACGAGGAATTCATCCGGAGGCACGTGGTCTTCGGGCAAGGGACGGAAGCGAACAGGAGCTGGGAGGACTACAGGAAATTCCTGGAGGCGTACCCGCCGGAGCGGGCGGCGGCGGACTCGGGGTGCAGGGCTGAGGACATCGTCACGGCGGCGCGCTGGTTCGGAGCGCGCGGGCGGGAGGCGATGTCGCTGTGGACGATGGGGGTGAACCAGCGGACGCAGGGCGTGTGGCTGAACAACCTGATCATGAACCTGAGCCTGATCACGGGAAAGATCGGGCGGCCTGGATCGACGCCGTTCTCGCTGACCGGGCAGCCGAACGCGTGTGGTGGCGTGCGCGACGGAGGTGCGCTGTCGCATGCGCTGCCTTACGGGCGGCTGGTGGCGAACCCGCAGCACCGGGCGGAGATGGAGAGGCTGTGGGGGCTGCCTGCGGGCAAGCTCAGCCCCAACCCGGGCTACTCGGCGGTGGATCTGTTTCAGGCGCTCGATGCGGGGAAGGTGAAGTGCCTGTATGTGATGTGCACGAATCCCGGCCACAGCCTGCCGAACGCGAACCGTTACCGGAAGGCGATGGCGTCGCCGGACACGTTCCTGGTGGTGGCGGATGCGTTTCATCCGACGCGCACGACGGAACTGGCGGACGTGGTGCTGCCGGCGGCGCTGTGGGTGGAGAAGGAAGGCGTGTACGGCTGTTCGGAGCGGCGGTATCAGTTGCTGGAGAAGGCAGTGGAGCCGCCGGGCGAGGCGCGCGCGGATCTGGACATTCTGCTGGAGCTGGGGCGGCGGCTGGGGCATGAGAAGCTGTTGCCGTTCCGGAACGCGGCCGAGGTCTGGGAAGAGATCCTGAAGGTGGCGAAAGGCACGGCGTACGACTTCAGCGGGATGACGAGGGAGCGGCTGAAGCAGGCGCACGGGCTGCTGTGGCCGCTGCCGTCGCCGGACCATCCGGGCACGAAGCGCCGCTATGTCCGGGGTGAAGATCCGCTGGTGCCGCCGGATCATCCTGAGCCGGTTTTGTTTTATGGCAGGCCGGACGGCAAGGCTGTAGTGTGGATGCGGGACCAGAAGGCGCCCGCTGAGACGCCCGATGTGGAGTATCCGCTCACGTTGAACACGGGGCGGGTGCTGGAGCACTGGCACACGGCGACGATGACGGGCAGCGTGCCTGCGTTGAAGGCGACGCGGCTGGAGGCGGTGGCGGAGATGCACCCGGCGGACTTGAAGCGCCTGGGGCTGAGTGACGGCGATAGGGTGCGCATCACGTCGCGGCGCGGCTCCCGGGTCTTCACGGTCAAGGAGAACGAGAACGGACGCGCCGGCTCGGTGTTCGTGCACTTCCATGATCCTGAGCGGCTGGTAAACGAACTGACCGTGGATGCATACGACCCGGTGTCACGCGAGCCGGAGTTCAAGATCGCTGCCGTGAGAGTGGAGAAAGTGGCGCGCTGA
- the purA gene encoding adenylosuccinate synthetase: MSNLIVLGAQWGDEGKGKIVDLFAEKFDIVARYQGGHNAGHTVQVGGRRFVLKLIPSGILHPGKRAVIGNGVVIDPKALLEEIRTLEAAGIDVRGQLAVSNRAHVIFPFHRLAEKVSENRPDRIAIGTTSRGIGPCYEDKIGRRGIRIADLLNPPVFDTLFRYLAEDRQTIARAFHVEERLDLDAIREDYRRMAEEIRPMVCDTAQLLNDAIRAGRRVLFEGAQGTMLDIDHGTYPFVTSSSAAAGGACTGTGVAPTKIDGILGVSKAYITRVGSGPFPSEEHGEDGERIRRAGNEFGSVTGRPRRCGWFDVPLLRYTAMVNGFDSLIITKLDVLDGFDRIKVCVAYRVHGETTMQMPAENALLEKIEPVYEEVPGWKTPTTGITSYDDLPAAARDYIAFLEERTGVEVGCVSTGPDRTQTMIRRGSKMEKLLA, encoded by the coding sequence ATGAGCAATCTGATCGTTCTGGGTGCGCAATGGGGCGACGAAGGCAAGGGCAAAATCGTCGACCTGTTCGCCGAAAAATTCGATATCGTCGCCCGCTATCAGGGCGGGCACAACGCCGGCCACACCGTCCAGGTGGGCGGCCGGCGCTTCGTGCTGAAGCTCATTCCCAGCGGCATCCTTCATCCGGGCAAGCGGGCCGTTATCGGCAACGGCGTGGTCATCGATCCGAAGGCCCTGCTCGAAGAGATCCGCACGCTTGAGGCCGCCGGCATCGATGTGCGCGGTCAGCTCGCCGTCTCAAACCGCGCTCACGTCATCTTCCCGTTCCACCGCCTGGCGGAGAAGGTGAGCGAGAACCGTCCGGATCGCATCGCCATCGGCACCACCTCGCGCGGCATCGGACCCTGCTACGAAGACAAGATCGGCCGCCGCGGCATCCGCATCGCCGATCTGCTGAATCCTCCGGTCTTCGACACGCTCTTCCGCTATCTGGCCGAAGACAGGCAGACCATCGCGCGCGCCTTCCATGTGGAAGAGCGGCTGGATCTCGACGCCATCCGCGAAGACTACCGCCGCATGGCCGAGGAGATCCGTCCGATGGTCTGCGACACGGCGCAACTGCTCAATGACGCGATCCGCGCCGGCCGGCGCGTGCTGTTTGAAGGCGCGCAGGGAACGATGCTCGACATCGATCACGGCACCTATCCGTTCGTGACCTCTTCCTCGGCGGCCGCCGGCGGCGCCTGCACCGGCACCGGCGTGGCGCCCACGAAGATCGACGGCATCCTGGGCGTCTCCAAGGCCTATATCACGCGCGTTGGCAGCGGGCCTTTCCCCAGCGAGGAACACGGCGAGGACGGCGAACGCATCCGCCGCGCGGGCAATGAATTCGGCTCCGTCACCGGCCGCCCGCGCCGCTGCGGATGGTTTGACGTGCCGCTGCTGCGCTATACGGCGATGGTGAACGGCTTCGACTCGCTCATCATCACCAAGCTCGACGTGCTCGACGGATTCGACCGCATCAAGGTCTGCGTCGCCTATCGCGTCCACGGCGAAACGACGATGCAGATGCCGGCCGAGAATGCGCTGCTTGAAAAGATCGAGCCCGTCTACGAAGAGGTGCCTGGCTGGAAGACGCCCACCACCGGCATCACCAGTTACGACGACCTGCCCGCCGCCGCTCGCGACTACATCGCGTTTCTCGAAGAGCGCACTGGCGTGGAAGTCGGCTGCGTCTCCACCGGACCGGACCGCACCCAGACGATGATCCGCCGCGGTTCGAAGATGGAAAAGCTGCTCGCCTGA